One window of Microbacterium sp. 1S1 genomic DNA carries:
- a CDS encoding ArsR/SmtB family transcription factor has translation MIERDLLKLDAEATYAYAHLFQAFADPTRLAIVQHLSSGEHRVRDLVEHMGFAQSTVSKHLGFLIECRLAVARPDGPATWYGLAHPEALRVVMVAAEALLGATGKDLVLCEHLRSDRERAV, from the coding sequence ATGATAGAACGCGACTTGCTTAAGTTGGACGCGGAGGCGACTTACGCGTACGCACACCTTTTCCAGGCGTTCGCTGACCCCACGCGACTGGCTATCGTTCAGCATCTCTCGTCCGGAGAGCATCGAGTGCGCGACCTCGTTGAGCACATGGGGTTCGCGCAGTCGACCGTGAGCAAGCACCTTGGATTCCTCATTGAATGTCGCCTTGCTGTCGCTCGACCAGACGGCCCCGCGACGTGGTACGGCCTCGCGCATCCTGAGGCTCTGCGGGTCGTGATGGTTGCCGCGGAAGCGCTGCTAGGCGCCACTGGAAAGGACTTGGTGCTGTGTGAGCACTTACGAAGCGACAGAGAAAGGGCAGTGTAA
- a CDS encoding 1-acyl-sn-glycerol-3-phosphate acyltransferase, with the protein MLRRFLARVYWAVSRWTLVADAAPTRPTVLIGAPHTSNWDFVLMLAIAWRLGIDVHWLGKKSLFRGWRGPIMRGLGGIPVDRADPARVVGEVVDQVHAGTVFGLVVTPDGTRGGNEYWKSGFYRIARATGMPVTLGFVDRSTMTTGLGPTIDLTGDVAADMDRIRRFYGDKHGVRPERRTEPRLREETVERPEA; encoded by the coding sequence ATGCTCCGACGATTCCTCGCCCGCGTGTACTGGGCCGTCAGCCGGTGGACCCTCGTCGCCGACGCCGCGCCCACGCGGCCGACCGTCCTGATCGGCGCCCCGCACACGTCGAACTGGGACTTCGTCCTCATGCTCGCGATCGCGTGGCGCCTCGGCATCGACGTGCATTGGCTGGGGAAGAAGAGCCTGTTCCGCGGCTGGCGTGGACCGATCATGCGCGGGCTCGGCGGCATCCCTGTCGACCGGGCGGATCCGGCCCGCGTCGTCGGCGAGGTCGTCGACCAGGTGCACGCCGGGACCGTGTTCGGACTCGTCGTGACCCCCGACGGCACGCGCGGCGGCAACGAGTACTGGAAGAGCGGCTTCTACCGAATCGCACGCGCCACCGGAATGCCGGTCACCCTCGGCTTCGTGGACCGCTCCACCATGACCACGGGCCTGGGACCGACGATCGACCTCACCGGGGACGTGGCCGCGGACATGGACCGCATCCGCCGGTTCTACGGCGACAAGCACGGCGTCCGACCCGAGCGCCGCACCGAGCCTCGGCTGCGCGAGGAGACCGTCGAACGGCCGGAGGCCTGA
- a CDS encoding GNAT family N-acetyltransferase: MGTAAQEDRSEVVIAPLTAADAGEVLTIQRAAFVSEAAIYGSVDMPPLTQTLAEMEAELSSEGGLGARIDGRLVGAIRFVEDDDLLLIGRIAIAPDMQGEGIGRKLLDAAEKSSAARESELFTGSLSEANIRLYESCGYEERERVPQGDGTAQVFLRKRLRG, translated from the coding sequence GTGGGAACAGCAGCGCAGGAGGATCGTTCCGAGGTGGTCATCGCACCGCTCACCGCGGCGGATGCCGGCGAGGTGCTGACGATCCAACGGGCGGCGTTCGTGTCCGAAGCGGCGATCTACGGCAGCGTCGACATGCCGCCGCTGACCCAGACCCTCGCGGAGATGGAGGCGGAGCTCAGCTCGGAAGGCGGGCTCGGCGCCCGGATCGACGGCCGCCTGGTCGGGGCCATCCGGTTCGTGGAGGACGACGATCTGCTCCTGATCGGACGGATCGCGATCGCCCCGGACATGCAGGGCGAAGGCATCGGACGAAAGCTCCTCGACGCGGCGGAGAAAAGTTCCGCCGCGCGGGAATCCGAGCTCTTCACCGGCAGCCTGAGCGAGGCGAACATCCGTCTCTACGAATCCTGCGGCTATGAGGAGCGCGAGCGCGTCCCGCAGGGTGACGGCACCGCCCAGGTGTTCCTCCGCAAGCGGCTGCGAGGCTAA
- a CDS encoding DUF6328 family protein has translation MTAEPRGGADERDGRDDGRDETPNERADRNWEELLQELRVMQTGTQILTGFLLAVAFQPRFTEMDEFQRDLYVVLVALAAVATILALAPVGIHRALFGSRLKPELVRTAARLVKIDLFVIGALTIGVTTLIVDFTVSRTAGVVALIASLVLVVGLWMALPGLLRRARSRVPSDEEPPPPSARTRR, from the coding sequence ATGACAGCAGAACCGCGCGGCGGTGCCGACGAGCGCGACGGCCGTGACGACGGCCGTGACGAGACCCCGAACGAACGTGCGGACCGCAACTGGGAGGAGCTGCTGCAGGAGCTGCGAGTCATGCAGACGGGCACGCAGATCCTCACGGGCTTCCTTCTGGCCGTGGCGTTCCAGCCACGCTTCACCGAGATGGACGAGTTCCAGCGCGACCTCTACGTCGTGCTGGTGGCGTTGGCCGCGGTCGCCACCATCCTCGCGCTCGCCCCGGTGGGGATCCACCGCGCCCTGTTCGGCAGTCGACTCAAGCCGGAACTCGTCCGCACGGCCGCCCGCCTCGTGAAGATCGACCTCTTCGTCATCGGGGCTCTCACGATCGGTGTCACGACCCTGATCGTCGACTTCACGGTCAGCCGGACCGCCGGGGTCGTCGCCCTCATCGCCTCGCTCGTGCTCGTCGTCGGATTGTGGATGGCGCTGCCCGGCCTGCTCCGACGCGCACGCTCGCGGGTGCCCTCCGACGAGGAACCGCCGCCCCCGTCTGCGCGAACGCGACGGTGA
- a CDS encoding DHA2 family efflux MFS transporter permease subunit, with the protein MGKISSNARAFMLTMAVVIPTTGFILQRFTTRQVFIAAMTAFSLGTLVALVAPGFSVLLVGRVIQAAGTGIMMPLLMTTIMNVVPAQSRGRMMGRVGLVISLAPAIGPTLAGAVLDAFNWRALFAIVLPIALISLAMGAKWMTNLGETRKAPLDVLSIPLAALGFGGIVFGLSQFGGEGGSGGTTGIIALVVGAISLALFVWRQLVLQRVDDALLDLRVFRSANFSLAVIIMTILALSMFGTLTLLPQYLQNVAGLSALESGLILLPGSVLMGLLGPIMGRVYDAKGTRPLLIPGTILVSASLFFYSTVGEHTVWWLLIIVQAAMSVGLAMSFTPLFSSSLGSLHRSLYSHGSAVLNTLQQVGGAAGVALLTVTYSAILHAGEDEGLSRAVAGAPGARTAFLIAAIISLAAVALSPLVRKPADDIGGAAHGGH; encoded by the coding sequence ATCGGTAAGATTTCTAGTAACGCGCGTGCCTTCATGCTCACCATGGCGGTGGTCATCCCGACCACCGGCTTCATCCTGCAGCGCTTCACGACCCGGCAGGTGTTCATCGCCGCGATGACCGCGTTCTCGCTCGGCACGCTCGTCGCGCTCGTCGCCCCCGGCTTCTCCGTGCTGCTCGTCGGTCGTGTGATCCAGGCGGCGGGCACCGGCATCATGATGCCGCTGTTGATGACGACGATCATGAACGTCGTCCCCGCGCAGTCCCGCGGGCGCATGATGGGCCGCGTCGGCCTCGTCATCTCGCTCGCGCCCGCGATCGGCCCGACGCTGGCCGGCGCCGTGCTCGACGCCTTCAACTGGCGCGCGCTGTTCGCGATCGTGCTGCCGATCGCGCTGATCTCGCTCGCCATGGGCGCGAAGTGGATGACGAACCTCGGCGAGACCCGCAAGGCCCCGCTGGACGTGCTGTCCATCCCGCTCGCGGCACTCGGCTTCGGCGGCATCGTGTTCGGCCTCAGCCAGTTCGGCGGCGAGGGCGGCTCGGGCGGCACGACCGGCATCATCGCTCTGGTCGTCGGCGCGATCTCGCTCGCCCTGTTCGTCTGGCGTCAGCTCGTGCTGCAGCGCGTGGACGACGCGCTGCTCGACCTGCGCGTGTTCCGCTCGGCGAACTTCTCGCTGGCCGTCATCATCATGACGATCCTGGCGCTGTCGATGTTCGGCACGCTCACGCTGCTGCCGCAGTACCTGCAGAACGTCGCCGGACTCAGCGCCCTGGAGTCGGGCCTCATCCTGCTCCCCGGTTCGGTGCTGATGGGCCTCCTCGGCCCGATCATGGGGCGCGTGTACGACGCGAAGGGCACCCGACCGCTGCTCATCCCGGGCACGATCCTCGTCTCGGCCTCGCTCTTCTTCTACTCGACGGTCGGCGAGCACACCGTGTGGTGGCTGCTGATCATCGTGCAGGCGGCCATGTCGGTCGGCCTCGCGATGTCGTTCACGCCGCTGTTCTCGTCGTCGCTGGGCTCGCTGCACCGTTCGCTGTACTCGCACGGCTCCGCGGTGCTGAACACGCTGCAGCAGGTCGGCGGGGCGGCCGGTGTCGCCCTGTTGACAGTGACCTATTCGGCGATCCTGCACGCCGGCGAGGATGAGGGACTGTCACGCGCCGTGGCCGGTGCCCCTGGCGCGCGGACGGCGTTCCTCATCGCGGCGATCATCTCGCTCGCGGCGGTCGCGCTCAGCCCGCTGGTGCGCAAGCCCGCCGACGACATCGGCGGGGCAGCGCACGGCGGTCACTGA
- a CDS encoding carboxymuconolactone decarboxylase family protein — translation MIIHPPEQATATGHVAAMYESDLADDGIVFAHTRAMAVNPEAHAAFESLVHAIVPSIGVRVYEAATLGAARAIGSAHCLLAHGRRSLRAGIVDEPGLAAFADGDDRAFTEPEQAVIRFATRLSTDPGSMTDADAQELRDAGFTDRQIVDITLAAAARNYFSRALLALAVPVEDVPGLTPGLTAALARVVATPPPGDR, via the coding sequence ATGATCATCCATCCTCCCGAGCAGGCGACAGCCACCGGTCATGTCGCCGCGATGTACGAGAGCGACCTCGCCGACGACGGCATCGTGTTCGCGCACACCCGGGCCATGGCCGTGAATCCGGAGGCGCACGCCGCCTTCGAGTCGCTCGTCCACGCGATCGTCCCCTCGATCGGAGTCCGGGTGTACGAGGCCGCGACCCTCGGCGCGGCACGCGCCATCGGCTCCGCGCACTGTCTGCTCGCCCACGGACGACGGTCGCTGCGCGCCGGTATCGTCGACGAGCCCGGTCTCGCGGCCTTCGCCGACGGAGACGACCGCGCGTTCACGGAGCCGGAGCAGGCCGTGATCCGCTTCGCCACGCGCCTGTCGACCGACCCCGGCTCGATGACCGACGCGGACGCACAGGAACTCCGCGACGCGGGGTTCACCGACCGCCAGATCGTCGACATCACCCTGGCCGCAGCGGCACGCAACTACTTCAGCAGGGCGCTCCTCGCGCTCGCGGTTCCCGTCGAGGACGTCCCCGGCCTGACCCCTGGGCTTACCGCGGCGCTCGCACGGGTCGTCGCGACCCCGCCGCCAGGCGATCGATAG
- a CDS encoding DNA polymerase encodes MQIIIDSPEFSADLAAMREAFASTNIIAVTIPPVDIYQPNARLTHVALAADTGAWVLRVDLWRQVIRDSLGGGHRLVMHDAAHTMEALDRHLGVTIEQLAGATFDTRVLTHLLDPRPRKDGGSGHSLTEAVRQYLAPEAPSTENVADPELLGVRAHLILSLFRRIAPMIHELDLTALATKEHRLQALTSTMARRGVRVDREYTKSLNDVLGNDATRWTLQAARYGVTSVQNPSQVASALLAMGEHLTERTKSGVFKVDKTVLLPLADLTEDGERRGRRNPNSLAEAVIHARRAQGWKESYTRPFLFQTDVEGRIHPSITTLAARTGRMSLSRPALQQLPSKGWSVRRCIIADPGQVIISLDFKQIEMRVLAALCGDQRMLDAILGGQDLHNFTASLVFGRNFTSRQRDLSKQIGLGKVYGGSASTVSLQTGIPEAQVEPAMRKYDELFPGIKQYGKRLIADARRRERFEVVNVHGRLLPLDGSRAFTATNYAVQSVARDILADSLIRLYDSGYGNNLLLPVHDEVVGQAPVAEAEKTVLRMKEVMETDFMGVPILADAEVYGPSWGHGYGATA; translated from the coding sequence ATGCAGATCATCATCGATTCCCCAGAGTTCTCGGCTGACCTCGCAGCGATGCGCGAGGCATTCGCCTCAACGAACATCATCGCCGTCACGATCCCGCCTGTGGACATCTACCAGCCGAACGCGAGACTGACCCACGTGGCGTTGGCCGCCGACACAGGCGCCTGGGTCCTGCGGGTTGACCTGTGGCGCCAAGTCATCAGGGACTCTCTGGGCGGTGGCCACCGGCTCGTGATGCACGACGCGGCCCACACCATGGAGGCGCTCGACCGACACCTCGGAGTCACCATCGAGCAACTCGCCGGAGCGACCTTCGACACGCGGGTGCTCACACACCTCTTGGACCCGCGACCCCGCAAGGACGGCGGTTCCGGGCACTCTCTCACAGAAGCAGTACGACAGTACCTCGCGCCGGAAGCGCCGAGCACCGAGAACGTGGCCGATCCCGAACTACTGGGCGTACGCGCACACCTGATCCTCAGCCTGTTCAGAAGGATCGCCCCGATGATCCATGAGCTCGACCTGACAGCCTTGGCCACAAAGGAGCATCGGCTCCAGGCACTCACGTCGACGATGGCGCGGCGAGGTGTCCGCGTCGACCGCGAGTACACAAAGTCGCTGAACGACGTTCTCGGTAACGACGCAACTCGCTGGACCCTTCAAGCAGCTCGATACGGCGTGACCAGCGTCCAGAACCCTTCGCAGGTCGCTTCGGCACTTCTCGCCATGGGTGAGCACTTGACTGAGCGCACCAAGAGCGGAGTGTTCAAGGTCGACAAGACCGTCCTTCTGCCTCTCGCCGACCTCACCGAAGACGGTGAGCGGAGAGGAAGAAGGAATCCGAACTCGCTCGCAGAGGCGGTCATTCACGCGCGACGAGCGCAGGGGTGGAAGGAGTCGTACACTCGCCCCTTCCTCTTCCAGACCGATGTCGAGGGTCGTATCCATCCGTCCATCACGACGCTTGCCGCGCGCACGGGACGCATGTCGCTCTCCCGCCCAGCACTCCAGCAGCTGCCCTCCAAGGGCTGGTCAGTGCGGAGGTGCATCATCGCGGATCCTGGCCAGGTCATCATCTCGCTCGACTTCAAGCAGATCGAGATGCGAGTGCTTGCCGCACTGTGCGGAGACCAAAGGATGCTCGACGCGATCCTAGGCGGACAAGACCTCCATAACTTCACGGCGAGCCTCGTCTTCGGGCGGAACTTCACGTCGCGACAACGGGATCTGAGCAAGCAGATCGGTCTCGGGAAAGTGTACGGCGGGAGCGCTTCTACAGTGTCCCTCCAAACCGGTATCCCCGAGGCGCAGGTGGAGCCGGCGATGCGCAAGTACGACGAGCTGTTCCCCGGCATCAAGCAATACGGGAAGCGACTCATCGCCGATGCGCGTCGGCGCGAGCGTTTCGAGGTCGTGAACGTTCACGGTCGACTTCTGCCCCTAGATGGATCACGCGCGTTCACCGCGACCAACTACGCCGTTCAGTCCGTTGCGCGTGACATTCTCGCGGACTCCTTGATCCGCCTCTACGACTCCGGCTACGGCAACAACCTGTTGCTGCCGGTACACGATGAGGTCGTGGGACAGGCTCCGGTCGCCGAGGCCGAGAAGACGGTACTCCGGATGAAGGAAGTGATGGAGACGGACTTCATGGGTGTGCCCATCCTCGCTGATGCAGAGGTCTACGGCCCGTCCTGGGGCCACGGTTACGGCGCAACCGCGTAG
- a CDS encoding cation diffusion facilitator family transporter encodes MGAGHDHGPTMTEEGMPGDFRRRLWIAFAITVAIVAAQAVGSVITGSLALLTDTAHVITDASGLLVALIAATLMLRPPSSKRTWGFRRIEVIAALAQAALLLAVGTYAAIEGIRRLFEPPEVPAGELLVFGIIGLTANIVAIAVLASSRGANFNMRAAFLEVLNDALGSLGVIVAAIVIATTGFQQADALAGILIAALIVPRAFILMRETGSVLMEFTPKGLDLEDVRAHILKLEHVVDVHDVHASTVATGLPTLSAHVIVRDECFQDGHAMTVLGDIRECVAEHFEVSVAHSTFQLETETVADHESTSVRHA; translated from the coding sequence ATGGGTGCGGGACATGACCACGGGCCAACCATGACCGAAGAAGGCATGCCAGGAGACTTCCGCCGCCGTCTCTGGATCGCTTTCGCCATCACCGTCGCCATCGTGGCGGCGCAGGCGGTTGGCTCCGTCATCACCGGCAGCCTCGCTCTGCTCACGGACACCGCGCACGTCATCACCGACGCGTCAGGACTTCTCGTCGCGCTCATCGCGGCAACGTTGATGCTGCGCCCGCCGAGCTCGAAGCGCACCTGGGGCTTTCGACGGATTGAAGTGATAGCAGCACTCGCCCAAGCGGCGCTGCTCCTGGCGGTCGGAACCTACGCGGCAATCGAAGGTATCCGTCGCCTGTTCGAGCCGCCAGAAGTACCAGCGGGGGAGTTGCTCGTCTTCGGCATCATCGGGCTCACCGCCAACATCGTTGCAATCGCGGTGCTCGCATCGAGTCGTGGCGCGAACTTCAACATGAGGGCCGCTTTCCTCGAAGTTCTCAACGATGCTCTTGGTTCACTCGGTGTCATCGTCGCGGCCATCGTCATCGCGACGACAGGGTTTCAGCAGGCAGATGCTCTCGCAGGAATACTCATCGCCGCTCTCATCGTCCCCCGCGCGTTCATATTGATGCGTGAGACCGGCAGTGTTCTCATGGAGTTCACTCCCAAAGGCCTGGACCTCGAGGACGTGCGGGCACACATTCTCAAGCTCGAGCATGTAGTCGATGTGCATGACGTTCACGCATCCACCGTGGCCACTGGGTTGCCCACGCTGAGCGCGCACGTCATAGTTCGCGACGAGTGCTTCCAGGACGGACACGCCATGACGGTGTTGGGTGACATTCGGGAATGTGTGGCTGAACACTTCGAAGTTTCGGTCGCGCACTCGACCTTTCAACTCGAGACCGAGACGGTCGCCGACCACGAGTCAACGTCTGTCCGGCATGCATAG
- a CDS encoding phage/plasmid primase, P4 family — MLYSELISRLNVTGRTSDGILAVCPAHEDRPENPHLRITITEHGKVLIHCRVGCSNKTVLKALDMTLRDIATIDISDAPPLRSSTSKTPAGVAEIAALATQLDTWSANLDDDGRNYAQRRFGITSADAERLQLGSVTQGGVRRLVVPFLTPQGVPRGYQGRDIDGTHAVKWLGPKNPRGSAWSRMAWLPGSTDWNEVLIVEGPGDGLTAAAIGYDAIAIAGAAGVNASNADEIASWVDGRPVVICGDGDTAGSNFNSNLAKLLVEREVSVRVLDVPEGLDLSDWRAQEGEAFRPLLMHAIAEKKPLALVEVSRRSWNEKLYSLTDLGAARYLLAYIKGLGADLRYTPETGFMTVDKGVWRPDGVQQVRTWAQQVADIVRAHAAVEVQNAEGKARDSDEQERATRWSRFAAAVQSSRGLSAMVRELQALPGVGVSFTAFDQHNHLAAFTNGVVDLRTGDLGPHDPSLLLTKSFRFDYDPEATAPRWVRFIEEAHPEKEGVVEYFQVLLGYGITGHTSEACFIVNYGVKGGNGKSTMHEAIADVCDDFTVTTAFSVFEEKPAGGISNDTAALKGARFALASEGNAGKAMDEAKLKSVTGGDRVTARFLHKDNFTFKPNFLLLLASNNKPAFKGQDGGLWRRVKMIHWNHSFTEAGTADPNLGATLRSEAQGIATWLVQGAVRWHREGLRDPQWIKDATKTYKATSDALAGFFPGNFVADASSRCDGATLYESYTAWTKAEGLPLKEVWTRRAFYGALTERGLVQRKTNKGQAFDGIRPANDADRAKAAEEDKANSVALPSPETAVTAVTASVRDVPSLDDWLAEAPTPDPIPV, encoded by the coding sequence ATGCTCTACTCCGAACTCATCTCCCGCCTGAACGTGACTGGCCGCACGAGCGACGGCATCCTTGCTGTCTGTCCAGCGCACGAGGACCGTCCCGAGAACCCGCATCTGCGGATCACCATCACCGAGCACGGCAAGGTCCTCATTCACTGCCGGGTCGGATGCTCCAACAAGACCGTGCTCAAGGCACTCGATATGACGCTCCGCGACATCGCGACCATCGACATCTCTGACGCGCCGCCGCTCCGCTCCTCAACGTCGAAGACCCCCGCGGGGGTCGCGGAGATCGCTGCCCTCGCGACGCAGTTGGACACGTGGTCGGCCAACCTCGACGACGACGGCCGCAACTATGCCCAGCGTCGGTTCGGGATCACGAGCGCAGATGCCGAACGACTGCAGCTTGGCTCGGTGACCCAGGGCGGCGTCCGTCGACTCGTCGTCCCGTTCCTGACGCCGCAGGGCGTCCCCCGCGGCTACCAAGGACGAGATATAGACGGAACGCACGCCGTGAAGTGGCTCGGACCGAAGAACCCGAGGGGATCGGCATGGAGCCGGATGGCGTGGCTCCCGGGCTCCACGGACTGGAACGAGGTCCTCATCGTCGAGGGCCCCGGCGACGGGCTGACTGCCGCCGCCATCGGGTACGACGCCATTGCCATCGCCGGTGCCGCGGGAGTGAACGCTAGCAACGCCGACGAGATCGCCTCGTGGGTAGACGGTCGGCCTGTGGTGATCTGCGGAGATGGCGACACCGCCGGCAGCAACTTCAACTCCAACCTCGCCAAGCTCCTCGTCGAGCGCGAAGTCTCCGTGCGAGTTCTTGACGTGCCCGAGGGCCTCGACCTCTCCGACTGGCGCGCGCAGGAGGGCGAAGCCTTCCGACCACTCCTCATGCATGCCATCGCCGAGAAGAAGCCGCTCGCTTTGGTCGAAGTCTCCCGTCGCTCCTGGAACGAGAAGCTCTACTCGCTCACCGACCTCGGGGCGGCTCGCTACCTGCTCGCCTACATCAAAGGGCTCGGCGCTGATCTCCGGTACACACCGGAGACAGGCTTCATGACCGTCGACAAGGGCGTCTGGCGTCCTGATGGAGTTCAGCAGGTCCGTACCTGGGCTCAACAGGTCGCCGACATCGTCCGCGCTCATGCTGCGGTAGAGGTCCAGAACGCGGAGGGGAAGGCCCGTGACAGCGACGAACAGGAGCGAGCGACGCGCTGGTCTCGATTCGCCGCGGCGGTGCAGTCCTCGAGAGGCCTCTCCGCGATGGTCCGCGAGCTCCAAGCTCTCCCCGGCGTCGGCGTCAGCTTCACCGCGTTCGACCAGCACAACCATCTGGCCGCGTTTACCAACGGGGTGGTGGATCTGCGCACCGGTGACCTCGGCCCGCACGATCCCTCGTTACTGCTCACCAAGTCATTCCGATTCGACTACGACCCTGAAGCCACGGCGCCCCGATGGGTGCGCTTCATCGAAGAGGCCCACCCGGAGAAAGAGGGCGTCGTCGAGTACTTCCAGGTGCTGCTCGGCTACGGGATCACCGGCCACACGTCCGAGGCGTGCTTCATCGTCAACTACGGCGTCAAGGGCGGCAACGGCAAGAGCACGATGCACGAAGCGATTGCAGACGTCTGCGACGACTTCACCGTCACGACCGCATTCTCGGTGTTCGAGGAGAAGCCCGCCGGAGGGATCTCGAACGACACCGCGGCTCTCAAGGGCGCCCGGTTCGCTCTCGCATCCGAGGGCAACGCGGGCAAGGCGATGGACGAGGCCAAGCTCAAGAGCGTGACTGGCGGTGACCGCGTTACCGCGCGGTTCCTCCACAAGGATAACTTCACGTTCAAGCCGAACTTCCTGCTGCTGCTGGCCTCGAACAACAAGCCAGCCTTCAAGGGACAGGACGGTGGTCTCTGGCGGCGCGTCAAGATGATCCACTGGAACCACTCCTTCACCGAGGCCGGGACCGCCGATCCGAACCTCGGGGCCACGCTGCGTAGCGAGGCACAGGGAATCGCCACCTGGTTGGTTCAGGGTGCCGTGCGCTGGCATCGCGAAGGACTTCGTGACCCACAGTGGATCAAAGACGCGACGAAGACCTACAAGGCCACGAGCGACGCTCTCGCAGGGTTCTTCCCCGGCAATTTCGTCGCCGACGCGAGCTCGCGCTGCGATGGGGCAACGCTCTACGAGTCGTACACCGCGTGGACCAAGGCCGAAGGACTTCCCCTCAAGGAGGTGTGGACGCGGCGCGCGTTCTATGGAGCGCTCACAGAACGCGGCCTCGTTCAGCGCAAGACCAACAAGGGTCAAGCCTTCGACGGGATCCGTCCCGCCAACGACGCGGATCGTGCGAAGGCAGCAGAGGAGGACAAGGCGAACTCCGTCGCGTTGCCCTCGCCAGAGACCGCGGTGACCGCGGTGACCGCGTCGGTCCGCGACGTCCCTTCTCTCGACGACTGGCTCGCCGAGGCGCCCACGCCCGACCCCATCCCCGTCTGA
- a CDS encoding Dps family protein, which yields MAETKTKKTGSSKSTNEATKAGVKTTRQQNAEKGFTASPTLAGNLQAVLVDLLELSLQGKQAHWNVVGRNFRDTHRQLDEIIEDARTFSDTIAERMRALHAVPDGRSATIAKTTTLPEFPTGEVSTTETIDLVTARLEAAVGTMRDVHDAVDEEDPTSADLLHAVIERLEQFAWMVSAENRSPAGR from the coding sequence ATGGCAGAGACGAAGACCAAGAAGACCGGCAGCTCGAAGAGCACGAACGAGGCGACGAAGGCGGGCGTCAAGACCACGCGCCAGCAGAACGCGGAGAAGGGGTTCACCGCATCCCCGACCCTCGCGGGGAACCTGCAGGCCGTTCTCGTCGACCTCCTCGAACTCTCGCTGCAGGGCAAGCAGGCCCACTGGAACGTCGTCGGACGGAACTTCCGCGACACCCACCGTCAGCTCGACGAGATCATCGAGGATGCCCGGACGTTCAGCGACACCATCGCGGAGCGGATGCGCGCCCTGCACGCCGTTCCCGACGGGCGCAGCGCCACGATCGCGAAGACGACCACGCTGCCGGAGTTCCCGACCGGTGAGGTGTCCACGACCGAAACCATTGACCTCGTCACCGCACGCCTCGAGGCAGCGGTCGGGACGATGCGCGACGTGCATGACGCGGTCGACGAGGAGGACCCCACCTCCGCCGATCTGCTGCACGCCGTCATCGAGCGCCTGGAGCAGTTCGCCTGGATGGTGAGCGCCGAGAACCGCAGCCCCGCCGGCCGCTGA
- a CDS encoding Fe-S cluster assembly protein HesB → MLTLTDNATAIVSTLVSRQNDAPAAGLRIHTAEAQDDSGAARLAVAVTADPEPADQVVELSGTRLFLDEAAASALDDKVLDAGVDDEGSVSFAVLPQVA, encoded by the coding sequence ATGCTCACCCTCACCGACAACGCCACCGCCATCGTCTCGACCCTCGTGAGTCGGCAGAACGACGCGCCGGCCGCGGGGCTGCGCATCCACACCGCCGAGGCGCAGGACGACTCGGGCGCGGCCCGGCTCGCCGTCGCCGTGACCGCCGATCCGGAGCCCGCGGACCAGGTCGTCGAGCTGTCCGGCACTCGCCTGTTCCTCGACGAGGCCGCGGCCTCCGCCCTGGATGACAAGGTCCTCGACGCGGGCGTGGACGACGAGGGCTCCGTGTCCTTCGCGGTCCTCCCCCAGGTCGCCTGA